A single genomic interval of Oryza sativa Japonica Group chromosome 7, ASM3414082v1 harbors:
- the LOC136357414 gene encoding uncharacterized protein, whose protein sequence is MATQTQLLQAIANNQGNRGGSSFGEFMRTKPPTFATADEPMEAEDWLRIIEKKLTLVRVREADKVIFAVNQLEGPARDWWDTYKEAREEDAGEPTWEEFTVAFRENFVPAAVMHEEEKIDKFIEGLNDGLRGPMIGQDHESFQSLINKVVRLENDQRTVEHNRKRRLAMSRPPQAVPQRLKGATPSGWKPPIVVTNHPAAPSNFNRPVAIQNRTPTPTMAAPEAKKNVDYFNCGEYRHYANNCPHPRKTPVRTGANAMTVRGTATPAAG, encoded by the exons ATGGCCACCCAAACTCAACTTCTGCAAGCCATTGCAAACAACCAAGGCAACCGCGGAGGATCAAGCTTTGGAGAGTTCATGAGGACCAAGCCACCCACGTTCGCTACGGCAGACGAGCCCATGGAAGCAGAAGATTGGCTACGCATCATAGAGAAGAAACTGACTCTTGTCAGGGTACGCGAAGCCGACAAAGTGATCTTTGCAGTAAACCAACTGGAGGGACCCGCTAGAGATTGGTGGGACACTTACAAGGAAGCTCGGGAAGAGGATGCTGGAGAACCTACTTGGGAAGAGTTCACTGTAGCATTTCGCGAGAACTTCGTACCTGCTGCAGTAATGC ATGAAGAGGAAAAGATCGACAAGTTCATAGAAGGACTGAATGATGGATTGCGTGGACCTATGATTGGGCAAGACCACGAGAGCTTCCAGAGCCTGATTAACAAGGTCGTTAGGCTGGAGAACGATCAGAGGACTGTGGAACACAACCGCAAGAGGAGGCTTGCTATGAGTCGCCCACCTCAGGCAGTGCCTCAGCGACTCAAGGGAGCCACTCCATCTGGATGGAAACCCCCTATTGTGGTGACCAACCATCCCGCTGCACCTAGCAACTTCAACAGGCCGGTTGCAATTCAGAACCGCACTCCTACACCAACTATGGCTGCCCCTGAAGCCAAGAAGAATGTGGACTACTTCAACTGCGGGGAGTACAGGCACTACGCCAACAACTGCCCTCATCCACGCAAAACTCCTGTCCGTACTGGCGCAAATGCAATGACTGTTCGTGGTACTGCTACCCCTGCTGCCGGGTGA